TGGCAGGCCTTGCCGTCGCCTCCGGGCTCGACCCTCAGCAGCAGCGCGTCCTGGTCGCAATCGACCTCGATCGACAGCACCTTCTGCACCTGACCGGAGGTGTCGCCCTTGCGCCAGAGGCTCTGGCGCGAGCGCGACCAATAATGGGCGATCCCGGTCTCGATGGTCTTGTCGAGCGCCAGCTCGTTCATATAGGCGACCATGAGAATCTCCTTGGTCGCCGCCTCCATTGTGATGCACACGACGAGGCCCTGCGCGTCGAAGCGCGGGGCGAGAACGAGGCCTTCCTCGATCTCCTTCGCCTCGATCTCCTTCGCCTCGGCCGGCGGCAGCGCGGACATGTCAGCGGCCGCCGCGCAGCAACGTGTAGAAATGCACCTGCTCGGCCGGCTCGTCGCGGAACACGCCGGAGAATTGCACGGTGACGGTCGAGGAGCCCTGCTTCAGCACGCCGCGCATGGACATGCACATATGCTCGGCCTCGACCAGAACGGCGACGCCGCGCGGCGCGAGATGCTGGTCGATCGCCGTGGCGATCTGCGCCGTCATCGCCTCCTGCGTCTGCAGGCGCTTGGCGTAGGTGTCGACGAGACGGGCGAGCTTGGAGAGGCCGACGACGCCGCCTGTCGGATAATAAGCGATATGCGCCTTTCCGACGAAGGGCACGATATGATGCTCGCAATGCGACACGAAGGGAATGTCGCGCACGAGGACGAGGTCGTCATAGCCCTCGACCTCCTCGAAGATGCGCGCCAGCGACTCGCCGGCGTCCTCCTGATAGCCGCGGAAAAATTCCTCATAGGCCTTCACGACGCGACGCGGCGTCTCTTTCAGCCCCTCGCGGTCCGGATTGTCTCCCGCCCAGCGCAGCAGCACGCGCACGGCCGCCTCCGCTTCCTCGCGGCTCGGCCGCTCGACAGGCTTCTCCGCCGTCTCGGGACGGCTGAGCAAGGGCTTAACCACGGCATCCATGTGGCGCCTCCAAAATCAACGAAGCCCGACGGTCTTCGGGGACGATGGCCGCTTTCGACACGGCCCGAGGAATTATATACTCAGTGGAAGAAATCCACGTAACCCCCCGCTAGCAACTTATCGGCCACCATGCTCGATCAAGTGTACAACCAGCGCATTCTGGAGCTCGCCGCGCAGATTCCGCGCATCGGACGACTGCCGGCTCCCGGCGCCAGCGCCACCGCCCATTCCAAGCTCTGCGGATCGACAGTGACGGTCGACGTCACCCTTTCCGACGGAAAAGTGGCGGATTTCGCCCATGAGGTCAAAGCCTGCGCGCTCGGCCAGGCCGCCTCCTCGATCATGGCGCGCAACATCGTCGGCTCGACGCCGCAGGAGTTGCGCGACTTGCGCGAGATCGTCCGCAAGATGCTCAAGGAGAACGGCGCCCCGCCGGAAGGCAAATGGGGCGACATCGCTCTCCTCGAGCCCGTGCGCGATTTCAAATCGCGACACGCCTCGACGCTGCTGACCTTCGACGCCGTCGTCGACGCGATCGGCCAGATCGAAGCGAAGACATAAAGAGGAATCGCGCCGTTCTCCCGTCTCCCGCTCGCAATGCGCGCGGGGAGACGAAGCGGCAGACGTCGTGGCCTTAATTCGAAGCGCTCGTCAGTTCCAGCGGCGCCTGCCGCCTCCTCTCCCCGCTCGCGCGCGAGCGGGGAGAGGTGAGGGGCCGGGAGGGCTCGCGGCGTCTCGATATCGCGAGCTCGCCGAGCCCCTCACCTCACCTCTCCCCGCCAAGGCGGAGAGAGGAGGCGGCCGGCGTCGGGCCTTATTTCGAACGCTCGTCAGTTCTAGCGGCGCCTGCCGCCTCTCCCCGCTCGCGGGAGAAGGAGAGCGCGATTTCTTGATTGGGGTTAACGTCATGACGAACGAAACGATTCGCATTCTCGGCGTCGACCCGGGCCTGCGCAACACCGGCTGGGGCATCATCGAGGCGTCGCGCGGGTCGCGGCTCTCCTTCGTCGCCTGCGGCAGCCTGCATTCCGATGGCGACGCCGCGCTCGCCGAGCGGCTGGCGCAATTGCAGCGCGGACTCGCGGAAATCATCACGGCGCATTCGCCCCATGAGGCGGCGGTCGAGGAGACTTTCGTCAACCGCGATCCGCAATCGGCGCTGAAGCTCGGGCTGGCGCGCGGCGTCGCGCTCGCCGCCCCCGCTCTCGCCGGCCTCGAGGTCGCCGAATATGCCGCCAATCTGGTCAAGAAGACGGTGGTCGGCAACGGCCACGCCGAGAAGGCGCAGGTCGCGATGATGGTGCGCGTGCTGCTGCCGGCGAGCCGCGCCGAGAGCGCCGACGCCGCCGATGCGCTCGCCGTCGCCATCTGCCACGCCCAGCACCGCGCCAGCCGCGCCGCCGCGCGGCTGCTGCAGGCGCGAGCCTGATCCACGGCGCTTTCGACAATCGGCTCGAAAGCCGGCATATAGAACGGCGCCCGAGCCTTCCACGCC
The sequence above is a segment of the Methylosinus trichosporium OB3b genome. Coding sequences within it:
- the hisI gene encoding phosphoribosyl-AMP cyclohydrolase; its protein translation is MSALPPAEAKEIEAKEIEEGLVLAPRFDAQGLVVCITMEAATKEILMVAYMNELALDKTIETGIAHYWSRSRQSLWRKGDTSGQVQKVLSIEVDCDQDALLLRVEPGGDGKACHTGRKSCFYRRLADGPTRRLEFA
- the folE gene encoding GTP cyclohydrolase I FolE; amino-acid sequence: MDAVVKPLLSRPETAEKPVERPSREEAEAAVRVLLRWAGDNPDREGLKETPRRVVKAYEEFFRGYQEDAGESLARIFEEVEGYDDLVLVRDIPFVSHCEHHIVPFVGKAHIAYYPTGGVVGLSKLARLVDTYAKRLQTQEAMTAQIATAIDQHLAPRGVAVLVEAEHMCMSMRGVLKQGSSTVTVQFSGVFRDEPAEQVHFYTLLRGGR
- a CDS encoding iron-sulfur cluster assembly scaffold protein, giving the protein MLDQVYNQRILELAAQIPRIGRLPAPGASATAHSKLCGSTVTVDVTLSDGKVADFAHEVKACALGQAASSIMARNIVGSTPQELRDLREIVRKMLKENGAPPEGKWGDIALLEPVRDFKSRHASTLLTFDAVVDAIGQIEAKT
- the ruvC gene encoding crossover junction endodeoxyribonuclease RuvC; protein product: MTNETIRILGVDPGLRNTGWGIIEASRGSRLSFVACGSLHSDGDAALAERLAQLQRGLAEIITAHSPHEAAVEETFVNRDPQSALKLGLARGVALAAPALAGLEVAEYAANLVKKTVVGNGHAEKAQVAMMVRVLLPASRAESADAADALAVAICHAQHRASRAAARLLQARA